A stretch of Vigna angularis cultivar LongXiaoDou No.4 chromosome 4, ASM1680809v1, whole genome shotgun sequence DNA encodes these proteins:
- the LOC108331008 gene encoding probable cyclic nucleotide-gated ion channel 14, with protein MEKRYEKLVRFSSDEGKQSLELPWEKLDSQKHHEKAFTVYPECKMSIGDKNRMSIKIPALAKFKVFPENHEPWKKKILDPGSDVILEWNRAFLFSCILALFVDPLFFYLPSVANDGKSSCMATDLNIGIVVTCFRTFADVFYLLNMAIKFRTAYVSPSSRVFGRGELVMDPRLIARRYLRSEFFLDLVATLPLPQIVIWFIMPAIRSSHADHTNNALVLIVLLQYVPRLYLIFPLSSQIIKATGVVTKTAWAGAAYNLLLYMLASHVLGASWYLLSIERHATCWKSECRNESLPVKCALKYLDCSTLNQDDRMKWVNNTSVFGNCNPENTTNFNYGIFASAVENNVISSVFIEKYLYCLWWGLQNLSSYGQGLTTSTFIGETAFAIVMAILGLVLFAHLIGNMQTYLQSITVRLEEWRLKRRDTEEWMSHRQLPQNLRERVRRFVQYKWLATRGVDEETILRGLPIDLRRDIQRHLCLDLVRRVPFFSQMDDQLLDAICERLVSSLSTQGTYIVREGDPVTEMLFIIRGRLESSTTNGGRTGFFNSITLRPGDFCGEELLAWALLPKSTLNLPSSTRTVKALVEVEAFALRAEDLKFVANQFRRLHSKKLQHTFRFYSHHWRTWATCFIQAAWRRFKKRMFAKSLSLRESESFNHYQHTAQVKQNLGVTILASRFAANTRRGVQKMKDVELPKLQKPEEPDFSVEPDDN; from the exons ATGGAGAAGAGATATGAGAAGTTAGTGAG GTTTTCCAGTGATGAAGGTAAACAAAGTCTTGAACTTCCTTGGGAAAAGCTAGACTCTCAGAAACACCATGAGAAGGCATTCACAGTGTATCCAGAATGCAAAATGAGTATTGGTGACAAGAACAGAATGAGTATCAAAATTCCCGCGCTTGCAAAGTTTAAGGTTTTCCCAGAAAACCATGagccatggaagaagaaaattcttGATCCTGGCAGTGATGTAATTTTGGAGTGGAACAGGGCATTCCTGTTTTCTTGCATTCTGGCACTGTTTGTTGATCCGCTGTTTTTCTACCTTCCCTCAGTGGCAAATGATGGGAAATCGTCGTGTATGGCTACTGATTTGAATATAGGAATTGTTGTGACATGTTTCCGAACATTTGCTGATGTTTTCTATCTGCTCAACATGGCCATCAAGTTCAGAACTGCCTATGTATCACCGAGTTCTAGGGTGTTTGGAAGGGGTGAGCTTGTTATGGATCCTAGGCTTATTGCAAGGCGATATTTGAGATCAGAGTTCTTCCTAGATCTTGTTGCTACATTACCTCTTCCCCAG ATTGTGATTTGGTTTATCATGCCAGCAATCAGAAGCTCCCATGCTGATCACACCAACAATGCACTTGTACTCATTGTTCTGCTTCAATATGTCCCCAGATTATATTTGATCTTCCCATTAAGTTCTCAGATTATTAAAGCCACTGGAGTAGTTACAAAGACAGCTTGGGCTGGGGCTGCTTACAATCTTTTACTTTACATGCTAGCTAGTCAT GTGTTGGGGGCATCATGGTATCTGTTATCAATTGAAAGGCATGCTACTTGCTGGAAATCTGAATGCAGAAATGAAAGCCTCCCTGTAAAATGTGCTCTTAAGTACTTAGACTGCAGCACTTTAAACCAGGATGATCGCATGAAGTGGGTAAACAATACTTCTGTGTTTGGTAACTGCAATCCTGAAAATACCACCAATTTCAACTACGGAATTTTTGCAAGTGCAGTGGAAAATAATGTTATCTCCTCTGTGTTTATAGAGAAGTATCTCTATTGTCTGTGGTGGGGTTTGCAGAACTTAAG TTCCTATGGCCAGGGTTTGACCACAAGCACATTCATTGGGGAAACTGCATTTGCAATAGTCATGGCTATTCTGGGTCTGGTTTTGTTTGCGCACTTAATTGGTAACATGCAG ACCTATTTGCAATCTATTACTGTGAGGCTTGAAGAATGGAGGCTCAAGCGACGTGACACTGAAGAGTGGATGAGCCACCGTCAGCTCCCACAAAATCTGAGAGAGCGTGTCAGAAGATTTGTTCAATACAAGTGGCTTGCAACTCGCGGGGTTGATGAAGAAACAATCCTACGTGGCCTGCCTATTGACCTACGTAGAGATATCCAACGCCACCTTTGCTTGGACCTTGTTCGACGT GTTCCTTTTTTCTCACAAATGGATGATCAGCTACTTGATGCAATATGCGAGAGATTGGTATCATCATTGAGTACTCAAGGCACGTACATAGTTAGAGAAGGAGACCCGGTTACAGAGATGCTCTTTATCATCAGAGGGAGACTTGAAAGTTCAACCACAAATGGAGGCAGAACTGGTTTCTTCAACTCTATTACCTTGAGGCCTGGTGATTTCTGTGGAGAAGAGCTACTTGCTTGGGCATTGCTTCCAAAATCCACTCTCAACTTGCCTTCTTCTACAAGAACTGTTAAAGCCCTTGTAGAAGTTGAAGCATTTGCCCTAAGAGCGGAAGATCTTAAATTCGTGGCCAATCAGTTTAGACGTCTCCACAGCAAGAAGTTGCAGCACACTTTCCGTTTCTACTCTCACCATTGGAGGACATGGGCAACATGCTTCATTCAGGCTGCTTGGCGCCGGTTCAAGAAGAGAATGTTTGCCAAGAGCCTAAGCTTGAGGGAATCCGAGTCCTTCAATCACTATCAACATACTGCACAAGTAAAACAAAACCTAGGTGTCACTATACTGGCTTCAAGGTTTGCTGCAAACACAAGGAGAGGAGTTCAGAAGATGAAGGATGTAGAGCTGCCCAAGTTGCAAAAGCCTGAAGAACCAGACTTTTCAGTAGAGCCTGATGATAATTAG